The following nucleotide sequence is from Triticum dicoccoides isolate Atlit2015 ecotype Zavitan chromosome 7B, WEW_v2.0, whole genome shotgun sequence.
AAATTCAAAAGGACAAGGAACCAGCATCACCAATTAAAAATCCTAGAAGTGAAACAGAGATTTCTGAATCAGAATAACTCATGTTATTAGCATCATTTACAAGTTCAAGTCTTTTGGGTAACCGCACAAAATTGTGTCACTGCCAATTTCAGAAACCATTAAATCCCTACTTTGTAGGAAATCTGGAATAGCCCCTAATGTTAAAATCAGACTTCAAATTTGCCAAAGATAGCATTGTTGTATCCCTGGTGAATCTCAAATCATACCATAGAAGAAACAAAAAATTAAATACGATGAGATAGACAAACTAGATGTCCTGTTAAATTGTCATGGTGCATACTATGTAAGATGCTAGCTAAGCCACTCATATGCATACGGAAAAAAGATTGCTCTACTGACATACCTGTGGGTTAACAAAAGCTGGAGGTGGTTGGCCATAGAATAGTTGTTGGCCCATTCCAGGAACACCAGGGGGGTACATGGGCATGCGCGGAGCAACTGGCGGTGGCATCACAGGACGCATTTGCGAAAACTGCGCCTGAAACATCAATGAGAAAATGACAGGACATTTTAGAGCAAAAATAACATCCAGCGTGCATATGTTCAATTAGACAGTAGAACAGACTAGATATTATGATTCTTTACAAGTGATACATTCCATGACACATGTCACATAACTTTGGAAGTAATTCATATACAAGACCATTACCTGCAGCCTGGCTCTTCTTTCTTCCTTGCGTTGCGCAAGTGCTACGTAAAGAGGCTTACCGCCAACCATTTTACCATTCATTGCCACAAGCTACAAGTACAACAAGATACATTAGTAGAACTTTTCTCTAGGCAATCTTTAAATTGGATTTTTCAGATGTCAACTTACAGCTCGTGAAGCATCTTCAGAAGATTTAAATGCAACAAAACCAGATCCTTTGTTGACCCCATTTGAATCCCGCATAACCTACGGCATGATTTCAATTAGCAGCAGCAAAATATATGCATAAAATAATGTGCAGAACAAATTAGGGACAAGAAGTGAACCTTGCAAGAAGTTATAGTGCCAAATTCAGCAAAAAGTTCTTTTAACTTCTCATCGTCATCAACACTACCATCCaagtttttcaaatacaagttagtGCCTTGGTTCCTGTCAGCTGTCTCTTTATTGCTTTTCTCAAAATTTTCCTTCAATTGCATCTCCCTTTCAGACTTCTTTTGGGCTCTACCAACATACAATTCCTTATCATCAAATTTCTTGCCATTCAAATCCTCAACAGCACATGCAGCATCATCCGGATTTTCAAAGTTCACAAATCCAAAGCATCTGGATTTACCATCATCGCCTCGCACTACAATAACACTAGTTATAGGTCCAAAATTACCAAACAATTCTCTCAGATTATCTTCAGTGGTAGATTCTGATAGATTCTTTACATAGACATTATTGAACTTGGGACTGCCAAAAACATTTTCCCTTTCCTGTTTACGAACAAAAGGCCCAACATAAACCTTTTTGTCATTCAAAAGCATCCCATTGAGTTCATTGATAGCATTCTGTGCTGATTCGTCCTGCTCATACTGAACAAAACCATAACCCTTGGATTCTCCAGACATTTCTGTAGCAACTTTGCATGAAAGAATGTTTCCAAAGGCAGAAAATGTGTCATAGAGCGCTTTGTTATCTATTGACTTGTCAAGATTCTGTGAACAATGAAAGAAGCATTGGTAAGCAAAATAGTTTGTTGTGGAAATCAAAGAAAAGCATTGACAACTAGTAATACCTTGATAAATATATTTGCAGCACCACTTTTACGTGAGCTTGGGTCACGGTTAGAATACATTATCCTTATAGGCTTCCCATTAACAGGAGTAAAGTTCAGCATTTCCAATGCCCTTGCAGCTGCAAGAAATTATAGTTAAGGAACAAATAGACAGCGTCTATAAAGTAGAAAAGTTCAGTACACAAGAAATTTAATCAGTTTATAAGCAGTAAGTTTGAGATGATAAAGCAATTAGAGCATCATATATCTCCAATCATGTTTAGGACTTGCTAAACCATGTTATGCCAAATCAGAAAACTATAAAATCATGTATGTTTCTGCATAACTGTCTGTTCAAAATAGCGCTGCTAGTTTACCCAACACACAATGAATTGCAAATACTGTTCGGtgcaaacaaaaaaaatctaaatgTATATCACAGAAATTTGCCCGGATTCTGCATGTTACTGCCAACGAAATAGATTTGAATAGTTTGAACTTACTAGGGCTACTAGCTAACTGCATAGCACTAGCACCTATATCAAAATAACTGACTTATCCTCATTTAGTCACTACTGAGTCTACATTCTCTTAAAAACATAAGGGAGAGGCTCCACTGTCACTGCATATCCCCGATGCATAAAGGGGTCAAGCATGAAGCCATGACCATAAGCATATAAACACTATTTGTACTGAATAAACTTCAAAGACATTACAAGCAGGCCAATCACGGGATTTGACCAACAGATGATAGGCAGGAACAGACATACCATCGGCAGGGCTGCTGAAGTTGACGTACGCGTAACCTAGGGACATCCTGGTGTTGACGTCCCGGCACACGCGCACAGACACCACCGAGCCGACCTGGCTGAAGACGTCAAAGAGCTGCGCGTCCTGCACACTCACGTCCAGATCCCCCACGTACAGGGACGTCGCCGGGAAAGCCGCAGCGGTTGCGGGTGCGGCTGCTGCCGCAGTCCCAGCCACGGGAGACGCGCCGCCCTCCATCGCGGCAGCCGCTGGCGCTGCCGACGCCTGAACTTGCGCCTCCATCATCAACCGGGTAGGAGAGATAATAGATAAGCGGATCCGACCGAAGGATAGGTTCCTGATGATTTTTTTCAAGATTTTTGGGGGTAAATTTGcggatttttttgggttttctaggGTTTGGTAGGAATGGGAGGGATAGGGTTTCGCTCCCAACTACGGCGCTCAAGGGCCCAGGCGGCGGCTGGAGGGGGACGGCAATAAGAAGGTCGAAGAGGGGGGTGTGGGGATCGGAGATGCCGTGATGACGGTTGGATTCGTGAGGTGGCGCTCGGATTGGGATTGACGGGTCGGATGAGGAGGTCAGAGTCAATAGCAGATGGCGTAAAGTTCTCTACTCAGCAGTCGCCCTGTAAACCATAAAGAAAAAATCACCCTGGTTGAGTTTTGCTTCTGCTTTCGCAGCTTTTTCACTTTGGCTAAAATAAGTCATTCTCAGATAAGCCATGCTCCAGGTTATTTTACATCAGTTTGACTGCTTTTATTTAGAGAAAATATTGTTTTTGTcactctagtttttgcccactttgcttatgccactctagaatttgacatttcacttttgtcaCTCTTAACTTTTTACAATATATTACTTTTGTCATTCCATGacaaaagcaaaattttcagaaTGGCAATTATGATACATTGTCAAaacctaagagtggcaaaagtgaaatgaaaaattatcgtttttgtcatggaatggcatttgtgatgtattatCAAAAGCTAGGAGTGGAAAAAGTGAGATGTCaatttctagagtggcataagcaaaattggcgcaaactagagtggcaaaaacaaagttttcccttttaGTTAGGCCTTGTTTGTTTGGGTTTTTGCTTCTGCTTTTGCAGTTTTTTCACTTTGGCCAAAAGGTCATAAAAGCTTCTAAATAGGAGCCATAAAAACACCAGAAGCATGGCTCACCTAAGAAGAGATAAACAAGTTTTTTTAAGGGGGAAATGGACGAACAAGTGTTCGCTGCATAGCATGGTTCATCCCAATGCTGAGCCGTTCTTTCCCCGATCCACCAGAGCCTGATGGACCTCACCCCACACCCAAAAAGATATCTAACCTAGCTGCCATCCCTTAACCCACTTTCCTCTCGCGACCATGGCGACCATGGTGGCCGGACGACACACAAGAAAAAAATCCCTGACTTAGTTGCTACCCTTACCCCTCTTTCCTCTCGCAACCATGGCGAACATGGTGGTCGGACAATACATGTATGTTCGTGTGTTGCCTAAGCCTTAGCACATGGCCACCGCCCCTACTAACCTGctactcctccgtctgccaccgtaTATTCTCCATGCATTATCCTTCCTTCTGGTGTGGAGCATCACAcgttcatccccatggacctaccatcgtcactACAAGCACCAAGTGGATCGATGACAATAGCACGTGCGAGACCGatcgagaccgaggtgacatctctccttaacgaacttctatgggtatgtctccttataaaatggtttatgggaaagcttgtcatttgcctcttgagttaaaaCACAAAGCatgttgggcaatcaaagaactcaattatgatttcaaacttgctggtgaaaagagattatttgacattagctcattagatgaatgaagaacccaagcttatgaaaatgcaaagttattcaaaaaaaatttaaaagatggcatgacaggagaatccaaaagcgtgagttcaaagttggagaatatgttcttttgtacaactctcgtttcagattctttgcagggaaACTCTTCTCCAAATGGGCAGGACCCTatatcatcgaggaggtttatcgatctcgagctatcaaaataaataatgcgggAGGTACTAACCCGGAGGTTGTTAACggacaacgaataaaacattatatctcaggtatgcccattaatgttgaaagcaatactatccaaactatgacaccggaagaacgcaTAAAAGAAactttccggaacactccagaatcgtgaaaaaaagggaggtacgtgatacggtaagtaaacggactccgaaaaatctacaaaaataatttctgtcagttttggaatatttaaaaaataggaaaataagaaacttccatgaaagtgaccctggtgggcacaatacaccagggcgcgcctgccagacgcgccccggtgggttgtgcccacctcgggtactttttggactccgtttttcttcctttCTGCTTGTTcctcaagataaaaaatctttatatacccctcgAACCTGTTGACCTCCGTGTCATGAAGAAATCTTCTGTTTTCCTTTCTCGCAgttttctgtcagatctgttgagccaggcatcatgtcttcttctccctctgatcatatggaagaggatgcttggttgatgaatatCGAGCTGAAGAGGAAGGATCCCGTGGGAGCAGCCAAGGAagacaagagcaaggaggccaccGAGATCAAGTGTCGATGGTCGAGCAAGCCTTGCCtgccgatgaggaagaggaagataaccTTAAACCTTACTATGCATCTTACCCCCACTGAGATTGTAGCCTTCAGGATCATTGAAACGGTTCGTGTGCAAAATAAGCATCTCACTCGTGAAAAAATTCTGCATCTGGAGCACATCGCCTCCCTATGGAGCGTCATCCGAAGATTGGAGAATCTCTTGGTCCTTAAGGACCTGattgcttctacttcatcaccaccacctccttcttcatcgccaaaagaaaattgagtagcgagtatgggcactccccttggctttcgccaagcttgggggaggtgccccgatatcatatcattcccactatcttttgcctttacttttcttagttcgatccatagttatcttttgctttagatgaataaaagtttagttcgatcctttctttttgagagtttgcttagtgatctatctttgtaatcgtgtgcgagatacataataaagtttagtttgagttttgctttctttactttcttgtttcaagaaaaagaaaggaaataaatgaaaaagatcatatgctaatcttatggtaagtgatgacattacacaaggaaaagtataagtagaaaaatttATTGTAGATTAACAAACAtaacattagtcaatgatgcaactcatgaaagaattaataagggaagagaagattcacatgcaaatacactatcatggaaatcttttgtgattgtgagcacccatcaaaatattatataccaaaattattgacgtcggacaaggaagacaacgtaatgatttatgtttgttcatattcacatagaagttatattgtcatagatccttcaacatgtggtgcttgcccatatccttgctagccaaaaaatcgcactaagtagagatactacttctgcatccaaaacccttaaacccaaatcttgtttgagagtccaccatacctacatatggattgagtaagatccttcaagtaagttgtcatcggtgcaaaaagggcaataaaaactgCTTCTAAAaatgtaagatcatttagtgtaaggggaaattgagcgttgtacaaacttgcgatggcaaagaataaaagcgacagactgcataataaaggttgtaatCATAagaggcaatataacgtgacgttctcttgcactaagggactgagcatacaaacaaaaagcacatggcaacctatgcttccctctgtgaagggcctatcttttactttcatgtatttactttcatgcaaatcAAAGTTCtagtgtggtgaggaaagatctaggcacatatatccagttgaatgtgggtttgcatgagttattattgttgacatcaccctcgaggtgaatgcattgggaggcaaaactataaacccctatctttctatgtgtacagttgaaacgttttgctcatgtgtacgcggcgagtgttagcaatcatagaagactacatgatggttgagtatgtggacttgcctagaggctccgatacgtgacccttcctgaaaagatgatgaattgtagttgcagatgatgaattgtagttgcaaagttgaccgaggacatagtttgttggtttctaatagagtttatactttatacttcgatgttgtaatgaattgtcacttgttcatgagaagtctatgataaaagctctatgataaaagttttgtgttagagtttgttgttgttataataagttacgtgatgctgctatgtccgtatttctgtttttatcgacacctctctctctaagcatgtggacatgtttttcgatttcggttttcgcttgagaacaagcgaggtctaagcttgggggagttgatacgtccattttgcatcatgtttacctactgttatttatgttgttttattgaataataatgctttttggagtaattctaatgccccttctctcataatatgcaaggtatacacaatggGGGAGAATTcaacagctggaaatctggacctgaaaaagctacgtcgggctacctattatgcacaactccagatgagctgaaactttacgaggaatttttatggaatatttgaggaatgttcgagcaaataagtaccagaggggggccaccaggtgagcacaacccacttgggtgcgccctagtgggttgtgctcacccaggcccaccttcggtgcccctcttctggtatataagtcattctggcctataaaaaataaggagagactttcgggacgaagcgccgccgtctcgaggcggaacctgggcatgagcacttttgccctttggcggagcgattccgccgggggaacttccctcccagagggggaaatcatcgtcatcatcatcaccaacaactctcccatcttggggagggctatcttgatcaacatcttcaacaacaccaactcctctcaaaccctagttcatctcttgtgttcaatctttgtaccggaactatagattggtgctcgtgggtgactagtagtgttcattacatcttgtagttgattactatatggtttatttggtggaagattatatgttcagatccattatgatatttaatacccctctgatcttgagcatgattatcatttgtgagtagttacttttgttcttgagttcatgggagaaatcatgttgcaagtaatcatgtgaacttgatatgtgttcgatattttgatgatatgtatgttgtgattcccttaatggtgtcatgtgaacgtcgactacatgacacttcaccatatttgggcctaagggaatgcattgtggagtagttattagatgatgggttgcgagagtgacagaagcttaaaccctagtttatgcgctattccgtaagggaccgattagatccaaaagtttaatgctatggttagaatttattcttaatacttttctcgtagttgcggatgctttcgagGGGgtgaatcataagtaggaggtttgttcaagtaagaacagcacctgagcaccggtccacccacataccaaattatcaaaccagcgaacacgaattaagccaacatgatgaaagtgactagatgaaattcccgtgtaccctcaagaacactttgcttatcataagagaccgttttggcatgtcctttgcctcaaaaggattgggctaccttgctgcacttttgttactactgtcgttacttgctcgttacaatttatcttgctatcaaactaccctgctacttacaattttagcacttgcagacattaccttgttgaaaactactcgtcatttccttctgctcctcgttgggtccggcactcttacttatcaaaaaggctacaattgaccccatatgcttgtgggtcatcacacatcatggctcaaacaactcctactcatgctagtgggttttactaATTACTATGGcgaagacaggtcatgcagaggaatgggttcaactaccgcaacatgtaacaattgaatcgtttTTGTCTTAATGCACtgagcaagagcaagagagtgggattgtatcggaatgctcaaaggggttttgcttgcctggcacttcttaagatagtataactcttcatcggtgtcaacgatcataACGTCAGAATCGTCTCCTACCGACAGGGGACAAACATCGACAAacaagaaggaacacaatcaatgcaatgcacaatcaaATGTAAGACTTGGCATTTTAAGGAATGAAATTCACCTAATGAAATATttagccaagttaattgaagtcgaattcaaacaagatcaaattccaaattcaaatgttatttcataaattTCCCTAACCATGAATTGTCCTATTTGGTGATGTTAACTTGtacaaacatgcatgatcatggtaTAAATAGAttcttcatgtttttctgatcatttttcatatataaattattttcatctgagttgcgattgaatttctatgaattttcaaagtattaAACATTTCCTAGAATTTATTAAATCATTCCTAATTTATAAAACCCAGAAAAGCATTTATGATGCTAGCCTTACGTCAGCACTACATCAGCAGTCAAGATagtcaaatctgaccagtgggccccactggtcagtgactcatttaactaacagggttaattagcactaatttgACCCTAAACTAAAAACTGTCAGcaaccgggcccacatgtcatagactcacatGAGTCTGATGGTGGTCAAACCCACCAGGTTTAACTGGCGGTTGAATACCGACGATGACAGTCGTGATGGAGGAGCACGAAAAAcctcctccgatgaccaaaagagcggcggtttGGCTCTGCAAAACGTTGGTGCTCGTCCGCGTCCAATGGAGCCACCGGGTCGTGCCGGAGTGGACCAGAACGGAGGCGACGATGGCAAGTGTGGTGGACGAAGCTCAGAACTCAATGGGAACGGAGCTAAGGAGCATGTGGGgaggagctggtgctggggttaggCTCCTAGGAGCATGTTGAGCACAGGTAACGCTTAGGCGCAAGCTTCAGTGGCTGCAGCGTTGGCGATGACATGGCGGGCGGTGATGAGCCTTTGGGCTCGGTGGTGAAGCTAGCTAGGGTGCGTGAATGACAGCGAGAAGAGAGGGGGAAGAAGCAGTAGCTCACTAGGAAGACGTTGGGCGGGTCAGTGGGGCTTGGGGACACACGAACAATGACGAAGCAGTAGTGGCAATCTTGGTGACCGAAGGAAGAGGACGAGACCAAGGCGGCCGATACAGGGCGTTTTCGGTCACGTGGCCCGATGAGGTCGATGCAGAGGACTACATGGAGCTCAGAGACAACACAGGGAGAAGAGAGAGGCTCGGTCGACGCGGTGGTTACAGGGGAATGGACATGGCGGCTTCGACCTTGAGGGGGtgacgaggacatcaataccattgttacacccacagcccctgctgctatacatattggaccaattactagagctcacgcacgccagctaaattaccaggtactttcgtttcttggtaatgattctaatgttcatgagaatatgatgctgcctaaactggatacatttgttttgcttacaaatgaagggcctagcttggagaaggatgaacattggagcaagaaaaagcatggagatgatggcatgcgcaaggggaacaagaacggagttacgagtgatgatttcaggtctttgaagtcaccataacgagtgcatgaagccttggacgaaatatacacgatgccacttcataaatttcgtccagaggctattataggtgttgcgtcacctttttattgggccaggcccatgtaatttcgaaatacattagtataggctatttttagagtccgtatgtgtggggaaacaagagatagggttgatttcggacccctccaccaagggccacgaaattccccctctcttcctccatatatacaacccttagggcaccgtttagactttgggttttgtttagattaaagttcgccatagctgcaacttcgcgtacttcgtttgtgttcaacaaccagacaaaggcgtcacagaaccccaccttgatcaataaagctttcatcttatattcgcaatatccagattgcaatctcagtttcttgcttgttcttcgtttgctcgcaggaaacagaccctcgtggtcaggttgatcgtgctccggcgtggtcaataacctctcggagttggtttagcgattgctaaggcgcgacgtgctcgcacgttcgtagtcgaatcgtcaaagtcgacttccaccaaagtgaaatccatcatctcatcgaaagacgggacacctttgcccttatcaagtggtatcacatttccaggttgctcagtgagattttacagtttttcatagtttagatcgagtctgttctttatacctacagtccacgaaaaagcccaaaaaaataattagggttagttcatcatatccgaaccaatctgagcctttgcataatctttttagggtttg
It contains:
- the LOC119336480 gene encoding polyadenylate-binding protein 2-like yields the protein MMEAQVQASAAPAAAAMEGGASPVAGTAAAAAPATAAAFPATSLYVGDLDVSVQDAQLFDVFSQVGSVVSVRVCRDVNTRMSLGYAYVNFSSPADAARALEMLNFTPVNGKPIRIMYSNRDPSSRKSGAANIFIKNLDKSIDNKALYDTFSAFGNILSCKVATEMSGESKGYGFVQYEQDESAQNAINELNGMLLNDKKVYVGPFVRKQERENVFGSPKFNNVYVKNLSESTTEDNLRELFGNFGPITSVIVVRGDDGKSRCFGFVNFENPDDAACAVEDLNGKKFDDKELYVGRAQKKSEREMQLKENFEKSNKETADRNQGTNLYLKNLDGSVDDDEKLKELFAEFGTITSCKVMRDSNGVNKGSGFVAFKSSEDASRALVAMNGKMVGGKPLYVALAQRKEERRARLQAQFSQMRPVMPPPVAPRMPMYPPGVPGMGQQLFYGQPPPAFVNPQPGFGFQQHMIPGMRPGVAPMPNFVMPMVQQGQQPQRPFGRRAGAGGMQQPMPMGHQQMVPRGGRGGYRYPSGRGMPDAAFRGVGAMVPSLYEMGRMTPGDTGAPQQVSSGALASALANSPPEQQRLMLGESLYPLVDQLEHDQAAKVTGMLLEMDQTEVLHLIESPDALKSKVAEAMEVLRSAQQQQTNVPADQLAALSLSDGFVAS